One window from the genome of Verrucomicrobiota bacterium encodes:
- a CDS encoding FAD-dependent oxidoreductase: protein MRASRQTDFDVVVLGAGFGGSILASALARRGRRVLLLEKGRHPRFAIGESSTPLANLLLEEVGRRFDLPELIPFTQWGTWQRHHPEVGCGLKRGFTFYHHRPGQKFEPGTLRENEMLVAASPNDEVADTHWYRPDFDAWSARLAVSCGVHYSDRCALQSVELDASRSRLRWSHEGHDQSCTAGFVVDATGPRGALSRLLPIEESPPRWMPATQAVFAHFSGVERIDQRFPPGPGAPYAPDDAAVHHLFDGGWVWILRFNNRLTSAGGVWTGQAKRKHGWRPGPESWAELLKTFPGIAEDFACSRLETALHWMPEVGYRASRVVGPGWALLPSAAGFIDPLLSTGFPLALWGILRLVSLLTERDGNEWDASLRNYEEDTLRDLDSAEDLVSALYAVLPDFTSFKRMALLYFAAASYSELAWRLGVSEKATAFLLRKEPQFSRACRELCERSRQAAAQGAWETLRSELATAIPQAIAPLDAAGLSVLRKPCWYPVDAQDVIRNADKFGLQPQVVEARLKSLVGA, encoded by the coding sequence ATGAGAGCTTCGCGGCAAACAGACTTCGACGTCGTGGTGCTGGGCGCGGGTTTCGGCGGATCCATCCTCGCGTCGGCACTGGCGCGGCGCGGCCGGCGAGTGCTGTTGCTCGAGAAGGGCCGGCATCCGCGATTCGCCATCGGCGAATCCTCCACCCCGCTGGCCAATCTGCTCCTGGAGGAGGTCGGACGGCGGTTCGATCTGCCTGAACTGATCCCGTTCACCCAATGGGGCACCTGGCAGCGGCATCATCCCGAGGTAGGTTGCGGACTAAAGCGCGGCTTTACTTTTTATCATCATCGCCCGGGTCAGAAATTCGAACCGGGGACCTTGCGTGAAAACGAGATGCTTGTCGCCGCGAGCCCCAACGACGAAGTGGCGGACACGCATTGGTATCGTCCAGATTTCGACGCTTGGTCCGCCCGGCTCGCGGTCTCGTGCGGTGTCCACTACTCGGATCGATGTGCTCTGCAATCGGTGGAGCTTGATGCTTCGCGCTCGCGCTTGCGATGGTCTCACGAAGGCCATGACCAGTCTTGCACCGCAGGCTTCGTCGTCGATGCAACGGGTCCCCGCGGCGCGCTGTCGCGGCTGTTGCCAATCGAAGAGTCTCCTCCGCGCTGGATGCCGGCGACGCAGGCCGTGTTCGCGCACTTTTCAGGTGTCGAACGGATCGACCAGCGCTTTCCGCCGGGACCCGGAGCGCCTTATGCGCCGGATGACGCCGCGGTGCATCACCTCTTCGACGGGGGGTGGGTGTGGATCCTGCGGTTCAACAACCGCCTTACGAGCGCGGGCGGCGTCTGGACCGGGCAAGCCAAACGCAAGCACGGATGGCGGCCTGGACCGGAGTCCTGGGCGGAACTCTTGAAGACCTTCCCGGGGATAGCCGAAGATTTCGCATGCTCGCGGCTGGAAACGGCTTTGCATTGGATGCCGGAGGTGGGCTATCGCGCGAGTCGCGTTGTCGGGCCTGGTTGGGCGCTGCTTCCCTCGGCGGCGGGGTTCATCGATCCCTTGCTCTCCACGGGGTTTCCCCTGGCCTTGTGGGGGATTCTCCGGCTCGTGTCCTTGCTGACTGAACGTGACGGGAATGAATGGGATGCCAGTTTGAGAAACTACGAGGAAGACACTCTTCGGGATTTGGATTCTGCAGAAGACTTGGTTTCGGCGCTCTATGCAGTGCTGCCCGACTTCACGTCGTTCAAGCGCATGGCCCTGCTCTATTTTGCAGCGGCGAGTTACTCGGAACTGGCTTGGCGTCTGGGTGTGAGCGAGAAAGCCACAGCCTTCTTGCTGCGAAAAGAGCCGCAATTCTCTCGAGCATGCCGGGAGCTTTGCGAACGTTCCCGCCAAGCTGCGGCCCAGGGCGCGTGGGAAACTCTACGCTCCGAACTGGCAACGGCCATCCCCCAAGCCATCGCCCCCCTCGACGCGGCAGGACTCAGCGTTCTCCGGAAGCCCTGCTGGTATCCCGTAGACGCTCAGGACGTAATACGCAACGCCGACAAATTCGGATTACAACCGCAAGTGGTGGAAGCAAGGTTGAAATCACTCGTTGGAGCGTAG
- a CDS encoding asparagine synthetase B family protein, translating to MNEYVERVVDLLDPALNHIHNMTEDEARSRVLSCDPEAVRAIGGSFALLARDGKTVRMCRSLDRPMRYFLAKRHEGPALIVADRIDSIHAQLKKEGLHEQFHPSYTRMVPAHYVVEIKLVGCPDPDPSYTRFFTPRRNVLPPDLDAIGREYVGALAEILRMRLEQIPEKEPVGVCFSGGIDSGAVFLMTLHVMKKLGMHPGRLKAFTLSFEDGPDLDQARRFLEALDLGMFLEPIEADLAMLDVAETIRIVEDYKPLDLESASMAIALCRGIRQRYPHWVHLLDGDGGDENLKDYPIEENPELTIRSVVNNLMLYQEGWGVGKIKHSLTYSGGLSRSYTRTYAPGRYFGFDGFSPFTQPAVIEVAEGIPFIALTGFDVPTLYSLKGEIVARGVKHWTGKTMPVFEKRRFQHGAVRKETMRSRLPSEEAHYRKRFLALYA from the coding sequence ATGAACGAATACGTCGAACGCGTGGTGGATCTCCTGGATCCCGCCCTCAACCACATCCACAACATGACCGAGGACGAAGCCCGTTCCCGTGTCCTGTCCTGCGACCCGGAAGCCGTCCGGGCAATCGGGGGATCTTTCGCCCTGCTGGCCCGGGACGGCAAAACGGTGCGCATGTGCCGCTCCCTGGACCGGCCGATGCGCTACTTCCTGGCCAAACGCCACGAGGGTCCGGCGTTGATCGTGGCGGACCGCATCGATTCCATCCACGCCCAGTTGAAAAAGGAGGGATTACACGAACAGTTTCACCCGAGCTACACCCGCATGGTGCCAGCCCACTACGTCGTGGAAATCAAACTGGTGGGATGTCCAGACCCAGATCCGAGCTACACGCGCTTCTTCACACCGCGGCGGAACGTTTTGCCGCCGGATTTGGACGCCATCGGGCGGGAATACGTTGGGGCGCTCGCCGAAATCCTGCGGATGCGGCTGGAACAAATCCCAGAGAAAGAACCGGTCGGCGTCTGCTTCTCGGGCGGCATCGATAGCGGGGCGGTCTTTCTCATGACGCTGCACGTCATGAAGAAACTCGGCATGCATCCCGGGCGGCTCAAGGCATTCACTCTGAGTTTTGAGGACGGCCCCGATCTCGATCAGGCGCGCCGTTTCCTGGAGGCACTGGACTTAGGAATGTTTCTGGAACCGATCGAGGCCGATCTCGCAATGCTGGACGTCGCGGAAACCATCCGCATCGTGGAGGATTACAAGCCGCTCGATCTCGAGTCGGCCAGCATGGCCATCGCCCTCTGCCGGGGGATCCGCCAGCGCTACCCCCACTGGGTGCATCTTCTGGACGGCGACGGTGGTGACGAAAACTTGAAGGATTATCCGATCGAGGAAAACCCCGAACTCACCATTCGAAGCGTGGTCAACAACCTCATGCTGTACCAAGAAGGCTGGGGCGTGGGGAAAATCAAACATTCGCTGACCTATTCGGGTGGACTGAGCCGGAGTTATACCAGGACCTACGCGCCGGGCCGCTACTTCGGCTTCGACGGATTCAGCCCATTCACACAGCCTGCTGTCATCGAGGTGGCGGAAGGGATCCCTTTCATTGCCTTGACCGGATTCGACGTGCCAACGCTTTATAGCCTCAAAGGCGAAATCGTGGCCCGAGGGGTGAAACACTGGACAGGAAAGACCATGCCCGTCTTCGAGAAGCGGCGATTCCAACATGGCGCTGTGAGGAAAGAAACCATGCGATCGAGACTGCCCTCGGAAGAGGCGCACTATCGGAAGCGGTTCCTCGCGCTTTACGCTTGA